From the Gasterosteus aculeatus chromosome 13, fGasAcu3.hap1.1, whole genome shotgun sequence genome, one window contains:
- the dgcr8 gene encoding microprocessor complex subunit DGCR8 — protein sequence MEVDDVLPPLPLEPPVDFGRDEGIAPPPPPLQTSSDAEVMDVSSGGDGYTYTPGDGEAHPQQPSITFHSDLSDEANPIPPCPRTARHAPQLAGFLPDLKLLRDVKIRVSFTDSSNSKDRKVLYTGEGQEGGSGDGLESVNGELHDSASELEAPEGNDIAGRRAEEAEVDLENKVEFAVLDELDDLYDNFLDNDDAELGGFKSEVIVQQEQADEEAVAFSYEEEFDNDVDALLEEGMPVPKKMRPSEDKYGGDSDHPSDGEEGGVQPMMTKIKTVLKSRGRPPTEPLPDGWIMTFHNSGIPVYLHRETRVVTWSRPYFLGTGSIRKHDPPTSSIPCLHYRKMKDNEERELNGEVTAMSEEVPNAAETPVKPSYEANGDELADKSDATGEELDGFPPPIVADVTPNVEEDEDEDAAAAATAKRNQKLKDAHLCEIAHGALGQVKAKVEVCKDESIELEEFRLYLEKCFDFEQVTVKKFRTWAERRQFNRDMKRKQAESERPILPANQKLITLSVQDAPTKKEFVINPNGKSEVCILHEYMQRVLKVRPVYNFFECENPSEPFGASVIIDGVTYGTGTASSKKLAKNKAARATLEILIPDFVKQTSEEKPVEGDELEYFNHINIEDSRVYELTNKAGLLSPYQILHECLKRNHGMGDTSIKFEVIPGKNQKSEYVMTCGKHTVRGWCKNKRVGKQLASQKILQMLHPHVKNWGSLLRMYGRDSNKMVKKESSDKSVIELQQYAKKNKPNLHILNKLQEEMRKLAKQREETRKKPKMTIMESAQPGSEPLCTVDV from the exons ATGGAAGTAGATGATGTGCTACCCCCTCTCCCCTTGGAGCCACCTGTTGATTTTGGCCGTGATGAGGGCATagcacctccaccacctcccctgCAAACGTCCAGTGACGCAGAGGTAATGGACGTTAGCTCTGGTGGTGATGGATACACATACACCCCAGGGGACGGGGAAGCCCACCCACAGCAGCCCTCTATAACCTTCCATAGCGACCTCTCGGATGAGGCTAATCCCATCCCGCCGTGCCCCAGGACGGCCCGCCACGCTCCCCAACTCGCCGGGTTCCTACCAGACCTCAAGCTGCTCAGAGATGTTAAGATCCGTGTAAGCTTCACTGATAGCAGCAATAGCAAAGACCGGAAGGTTTTGTACACGGGCgaggggcaggagggaggaAGTGGCGATGGCTTAGAGAGCGTGAATGGTGAGTTGCATGACTCCGCTAGCGAGCTGGAGGCACCCGAGGGAAACGACATAGCGGGCAGAAGAGCTGAAGAGGCAGAGGTAGACCTGGAGAATAAGGTAGAATTTGCTGTCCTGGATGAGTTGGATGACCTCTACGACAACTTCCTGGATAATGACGACGCAGAGCTGGGTGGCTTTAAGTCTGAGGTCATAGTTCAGCAGGAGCAAGCAGACGAGGAGGCCGTGGCTTTCTCCTATGAG GAGGAGTTTGACAATGATGTTGATGCTCTGCTCGAGGAGGGCATGCCAGTCCCCAAAAAGATGCGTCCATCCGAGGACAAATACGGCGGGGACAGCGACCATCCGTcagatggggaggagggaggcgttCAGCCCATGATGACCAAAATTAAGACTGTCTTGAAGA GTCGTGGGCGTCCACCCACCGAGCCTCTACCTGACGGATGGATCATGACATTCCATAACTCGGGTATTCCTGTCTACCTGCACAGAGAGACCAGGGTCGTGACTTGGTCTCGACCCTACTTCCTTGGGACTGGCAGCATTCGG AAACACGACCCTCCTACCAGCAGCATCCCCTGCCTCCACTACAGGAAAATGAAGGACAATGAGGAAAGGGAGCTGAACGGAGAGGTGACGGCCATGTCCGAGGAGGTTCCCAACGCAGCGGAGACTCCCGTCAAGCCCAGCTACGAAGCAAACGGGGACGAGCTGGCGGACAAGTCGGACGCTACGGGTGAGGAACTAGACGGCTTCCCTCCTCCCATTGTGGCCGATGTTACGCCAAATGtagaggaggacgaggatgaggacgccgctgccgccgccacaGCCAAAAGGAACCAGAAGCTTAAAGATGCCCACCTCTGTGAAATTGCCCACGGCGCCTTGGGGCAAGTCAAGGCCAAGGTGGAGGTGTGCAAGGACGAGTCGATAG AACTTGAAGAGTTTCGCCTTTACCTGGAAAAATGCTTTGACTTTGAACAAGTCACGGTGAAGAAGTTCCGCACCTGGGCTGAGCGAAGGCAGTTCAACAGAGACATGAAGAGGAAGCAGGCCGAATCGGAGAGACCCATCCTGCCCGCCAACCAGAAACTCATCACACTGTCAGTCCAAGATGCCCCCACTAAGAAAG AATTTGTCATCAACCCTAATGGGAAGTCTGAAGTCTGCATCTTGCATGAATATATGCAACGTGTCCTGAAGGTTCGACCTGTTTACAACTTTTTTGAATGTG AGAACCCAAGTGAGCCTTTTGGAGCGTCGGTCATTATTGACGGAGTTACGTACGGCACCGGAACCGCAAGCAGTAAAAAACTTGCCAAGAATAAAGCTG CTCGAGCCACACTGGAAATCCTCATCCCTGACTTTGTGAAGCAGACCTCTGAGGAGAAGCCTGTTGAGGGCGATGAACTGGAG TATTTTAATCATATCAATATAGAAGACTCAAGGGTGTATGAGCTGACCAACAAAGCAGGACTACTTTCACCATATCAGATTCTTCATGAGTGCCTTAAACG AAACCATGGAATGGGAGACACGAGCATTAAGTTTGAGGTGATTCCGGGGAAAAACCAGAAGAGTGAATATGTGATGACCTGTGGGAAGCACACCGTGCGTGGCTGGT GCAAGAACAAAAGGGTTGGCAAACAACTGGCGTCTCAGAAGATCCTGCAGATGCTTCACCCCCATGTGAAGAACTGGGGCTCACTGCTGCGCATGTACGGCAGAGACAGCAATAAGATGGTCAAGAAG GAGAGCTCTGACAAGAGTGTGATCGAGCTCCAGCAGTATGCCAAAAAGAACAAGCCAAACCTTCATATCTTGAACAAACTGCAGGAGGAAATGAGGAAACTAGCCAAGCAGAGG GAGGAAACGAGGAAGAAACCCAAGATGACCATAATGGAGTCCGCCCAGCCAGGGAGCGAACCCCTCTGCACTGTTGACGTTTAA